The Primulina eburnea isolate SZY01 chromosome 8, ASM2296580v1, whole genome shotgun sequence genome contains a region encoding:
- the LOC140838036 gene encoding MLO-like protein 3, protein MAGGEEGGGIGINRSLEETPSWALATVCFVFIFLGLCVEYLIHLASHWLKKHKKASLYEATEKLKSVLMLLGFMSLLLTVTQRFISKICISNKEADFMLPCRRRSGTKTTKSLEHFWATLNNNRDARPETYGDRFTFRDARGLKEENSYNSLDHCSSQGMTALISEGGINQLNIFIFVIAAMQIVYSITTMALGRAKMKRWKAWEKETQTVEYMAANDPERFRYARQTTFGRRHVTSYGSNSALLWIKCFLRQFFRSVAKIDYLTLRHGFISAHLSTNNSFNFQKYIQRSLEDDFKAVVGISPVMWFVVVIFLLVDVHGWNAYLWVSFLPLIIVLVIGTKLEVIVARMAMQLTNQNRVIKGSPLVQPNNNLFWFNRPQLVLTLLHFILFMNAFEFSFFIWVTWQFGIKSCYHENVEVIVIRVVLAIMVQILCSYITLPLYALVTQMGSQFKSAILEEHTIHKIKQWHEDVKHKRKKEPHSPEPTVHGHGETVSLDEGSSHRHVPTVPPNDVHGDEITEVVDDHQHTPQGIQSQPISKNELHIVYQSI, encoded by the exons ATGGCGGGGGGAGAAGAAGGCGGCGGCATCGGCATCAACCGCTCACTGGAAGAAACCCCCAGCTGGGCTCTTGCCACTGTCTGCTTTGTGTTCATCTTCCTCGGATTATGTGTCGAATACTTGATCCATCTTGCGAGCCAT TGGCTGAAGAAACACAAGAAGGCTTCCCTGTATGAAGCAACAGAGAAGCTGAAATCAG TTTTGATGCTTTTGGGATTCATGTCACTGCTACTAACAGTGACTCAGAGATTTATTTCAAAGATTTGCATATCCAACAAGGAAGCAGATTTCATGCTGCCATGCCGGAGACGCTCCGGGACCAAAACCACTAAAAGTCTCGAGCATTTTTGGGCAACACTGAATAATAACCGTGATGCAAGACCAGAAACATACGGGGACAGATTCACGTTTCGTGACGCAAGAGGATTGAAGGAGGAGAATTCTTACAATTCTCTAGATCATTGTAGCTCCCAG GGAATGACTGCACTGATATCAGAAGGGGGAATTAATCAGTTGAATATTTTCATCTTCGTCATAGCTGCGATGCAGATAGTCTACAGCATAACCACAATGGCACTGGGAAGGGCCAag ATGAAGCGATGGAAAGCCTGGGAGAAAGAAACCCAAACCGTAGAATACATGGCAGCCAACG ATCCTGAAAGATTCAGATACGCAAGACAAACAACATTTGGGCGACGACATGTGACCTCTTATGGATCAAATTCTGCTCTATTGTGGATT AAATGTTTTCTTCGGCAATTCTTTCGTTCCGTGGCGAAAATCGACTACTTAACTCTGCGTCATGGATTTATTTCG GCTCATTTATCTACAAATAATTCATTTAATTTCCAGAAGTACATACAAAGATCTTTGGAAGACGATTTCAAAGCTGTCGTTGGCATTAG CCCCGTCATGTGGTTCGTAGTCGTTATCTTCTTGCTCGTTGATGTCCATG GTTGGAATGCCTATCTGTGGGTCTCATTTCTCCCTCTGATC aTAGTTCTAGTAATTGGAACTAAACTGGAAGTGATAGTGGCAAGAATGGCAATGCAACTGACAAATCAAAACAGAGTGATCAAAGGGTCTCCATTGGTGCAACCCAACAACAATCTCTTCTGGTTCAATCGCCCGCAGCTTGTCTTAACTCTGCTTCATTTCATCCTATTTatg aATGCGTTCGAGTTTTCGTTCTTCATATGGGTTACG TGGCAGTTTGGGATCAAATCTTGCTACCATGAGAATGTAGAAGTGATCGTTATCAGGGTGGTGTTGGC GATAATGGTTCAAATCCTTTGCAGCTACATAACTCTACCCCTTTACGCCCTCGTCACTCAG ATGGGGTCTCAATTCAAGAGTGCAATACTGGAAGAACACACTATACACAAAATCAAGCAATGGCATGAAGATGTAAAGCACAAGAGGAAAAAAGAACCACACTCACCGGAACCGACCGTGCATGGCCACGGAGAGACGGTTTCACTCGATGAGGGGTCATCCCACAGACATGTCCCCACCGTTCCTCCCAATGATGTTCATGGCGATGAGATAACTGAAGTTGTTGATGATCACCAACACACGCCGCAAGGTATTCAAAGTCAGCCGATTAGCAAAAATGAACTTCATATTGTTTATCAAAGTATTTGA